One Sphaeramia orbicularis chromosome 21, fSphaOr1.1, whole genome shotgun sequence DNA window includes the following coding sequences:
- the LOC115412834 gene encoding olfactory receptor 4P4-like, protein MNNDSVITVFTLSGLSGIEKYRIILFVLTLLCYCVIWLVNMTIIVTIIVDKSLHEPMYIFLCNLCINGLYGTAGFYPKFLMDLLSTTHVISYAGCLLQGFVIHSSAGADFSILVLMAFDRYVAICRPLVYHSVMTKHRICVFLFFAWFIPIYLIFIGSATTMTLRLCGSHIPKIYCINYLIGQLACSFSVAHVVVPAFNYTFYAGHLIFVVWSYIYLLKTCRTSKENRSKFMQTCLPHLFCLITFGGSLLFDSLYIRFGSKISQSAQNFMAMEFLFVPPIVNPLIYGFKMTQIRNKIVQLLSGKHF, encoded by the coding sequence ATGAATAATGATTCGGTTATAACTGTGTTTACTCTGTCAGGGCTGAGTGGGATTGAAAAGTACAGAATCATTCTGTTTGTTCTAACATTATTGTGTTACTGTGTGATCTGGCTGGTAAATATGACCATTATTGTGACAATTATTGTGGATAAGAGTCTTCATGAACCCATGTATATTTTCCTGTGTAATCTGTGCATTAATGGACTTTATGGCACAGCAGGATTTTACCCCAAATTCCTCATGGACCTCCTGTCTACTACTCATGTTATTTCTTATGCTGGATGTCTACTGCAGGGGTTTGTCATTCATTCTTCTGCTGGGGCTGATTTTTCTATACTTGTCCTCATGGCCTTTGACAGATATGTGGCAATATGTCGACCTCTAGTGTACCATTCTGTAATGACTAAGCACagaatttgtgtatttttgttttttgcttggtTCATAcccatatatttaatatttataggCTCAGCAACTACAATGACATTGAGGTTATGTGGTTCACACATACCAAAGATCTACTGTATTAATTATTTGATTGGTCAGCTTGCCTGCTCTTTCTCTGTAGCGCATGTTGTTGTTCCAGCGTTTAACTACACCTTTTACGCAGGTCATCTGATTTTTGTTGTGTGGTCTTATATCTATCTGCTTAAAACCTGTCGAACATCTAAAGAGAACAGGAGTAAATTCATGCAAACATGTCTGCCACATTTGTTCTGCTTAATTACCTTTGGTGGATCTTTACTTTTTGATTCATTGTACATCAGATTTGGCTCAAAAATATCACAAAGTGCTCAAAACTTTATGGCAATGGAATTTCTCTTTGTTCCCCCGATTGTCAATCCGCTCATATACGGCtttaaa